TTGTATTAGTTGGAACTGATACTCTTTTTAAAGGATCTAAGAATTTTTGTCAGGAATTGGTTAAAGCATGTCCACATGTTCAATCCATTGTTTTAAATATTAACAAACGACAGACAAGTATTGTTTTATCTCAACAAGAAAAAGTCCTTTATGGTAAAGGTTTTATTGTTGATAAATTATGTGGTTTATCATTTAAGATTTCAGCTCAATCTTTTTATCAGATTAATCATTATCAATGTGAGAAGTTATATGCAAAAGTTGCTGAATTGTTAAAGGCACAGGAAAATCAGATTGTTTTAGATACATATTGTGGAATTGGAACAATTGGTATGAGCATTGCTAAGAATGTTAAACAGGTTATAGGTGTAGAACGTAATCGAGATGCTTATAAAGATGCTTTAAATAATGCCAAAATGAATCATATTGATAATATTTCATTTTATAATGAGGATGCTACAGCATTTATTCAAAAATTAGCCCAATCTTCTCAACATATTGATAGTATTATTATGGATCCTCCTCGAGCAGGAAGTACAAAAGAATTTATTGATGCAGTTGGAATTTTAAAACCTCAAAATGTTGTTTATGTTTCATGTGATCCATCAACCCAGGCAAGAGATTTAAAGTGGTTTCAACAAATTGGCTATCAAGCCAAAGATGTTTATTTATACGATATGTTCCCACATACTGAACATGTAGAGTCAATCGTATTACTATGTAAAAAATAATTTGAGAAAGCCTGAAATAAATAGATATATATTTGATAACTTTATTTATAAGATCGTTATAGGCGATCCTAGTCGAGATAATATCAATATCGTAAAAGTACTTATGCAGAATGCAAATAATAAAAATTTGAACGGCAAAGCAGTAAACTCATTTACGATTGCAGATAGAAATTTATATGTATACAATGATGAAGAAGAGCTGGGTAAAACTGAAGTTACCTTTAAAATAGATGTAGATTTATATTACTAATGCTAGAGAAGCTAAAATAGCTTCTCTAGTTTTTTTATCTATTTTACTTTCTATAAAATAGATTATGGAAAGATTTCCATAATCTATTAAGAATTTGGATGCGTCAGTCAATATATTTGCTGAAAGCATTGAATAATAAGCCCTCCTGCTATAATATGAGTACGGAAGTCTTCGAGGATAAAATGAATATACATGTCTGATGTATCTTTGTTTTGTCCTCTTTTCTTTCATGAAAGGAGATAACTATGCCTAAGATAACGATTTCATTTACCAGAGTCTATTATCATGAGTTATCCAATGATACTGCTCTCGCTATTCAAAATGACATATCACTCTATCAGTCAATGCTTCATAAGTCTTACAGAGAACTCTATCATAACAACAGCATCAACTCCAGATATCTGAAGGATATCTATCATACCAATGACTACTTCCCTTTAAGTGCAATCAGTGAGGCTAAGGGAATACTGAAGTCACAGAAGACCTGGCATCATAAGTCTATATCCATGAAAAAGAAGAAGCTAAAGAAGATTGATCAGGAAGAAAAGTATTTTAATCAGTATAGAATGACCAAGTATACTCTTGTAGCGCTTTCTAAAGCGATTACTCATGGTGAAGTACTTCCACCTGTCTACAGATGCAGGGATATGAAGTGGTATAGTCGTGATCCTCTTCACTGCTACTATAGAAATCAGTATATGCTTCTGTATCTGTTTGAGGTTCAGATACTGAATCCACTGATCAGGTCAACAGGACATAAATTAAAGCAGCTCAGATACAGAAGGACAAGGGTGCTTCGTAGGATAGAAAAACTTGAAAAGAGGATGAAGCAGATTCGCTTTCATAGAAACAGGTATATGAAGATAACAGGAAGAAGTCAGGGCAAATACTGCAACAATCTGTTCAAGTATGATCACGAAAAGAAGACAATGACATATATCGATACCTATCAGAGAAGACATGCCTTTTCACTTGACTTTCCCTATCGCAGGGAAGAACTGATAAGAGTACTGAATCTGAAGCATGCCACAAAGGGGAAGGCAGTGTGCTATACCCTGAAGGATAAAGGTGACTACTTCATTATCAGTGCAGCAATAGAACTTGATGTGAAGTATGAGGGATGCCTGTTTGAAATCACAGGAGGAACAGTTGGAATAGATATCAATAACGACAGNATAAGCCCTCCTGCTATAATATGAGTACGGAAGTCTTCGAGGATAAAATGAATATACATGTCTGATGTATCTTTGTTTTGTCCTCTTTTCTTTCATGAAAGGAGATAACTATGCCTAAGATAACGATTTCATCTACCAGAGTCTATTATCATGAGTTATCCAATGATACTGCTCTCGCTATTCAAAATGACATATCACTCTATCAGTCAATGCTTCATAAGTCTTACAGAGAACTCTATCATAACAACAGCATCAACTCCAGATATCTGAAGGATATCTATCATACCAATGACTACTTTCCTTTAAGTGCTATCAGCGAGGCAAAGGGAATACTGAAGTCACAGAAGACCTGGCATCATAAGTTTATATCAATGAAAAAGAAGAAGCTGAAGAAGATTGAAAGGAAGATGAATCAGGAAGAAAAGTTTCTTAAACGGTATAAAATGACCAAGTCTACTCTTGTAGCGCTTTCTAAAGCGATTACTCATGGTGAAAGACTTCCACCTGTCTACAGATGCAGGGATATGAAGTGGTACAGTCGTGATCCTCTTCACTGCTACTATAGAAATCAGTATATGCTTCTCTATATATTTGAGGTTCAGCATCTCAATAAGCTGATGAAAGCAACACGTCATCGCATCAGGATGCTCAAGTACCGAAAGACAAGAATGGAGCATAAGATAGAAAAGCTTGAAAAGAGGATGAAGCAGATTCGTTTTCATAAAAACAGGTATATGAAGATAACAGGAAGAAGTCAGGGCAAATACTGCAACAATCTGTTCAAGTATGATCACGAAAAGAAGACAATGACATATATCGATACCTATCAGAGAAGACATGCCTTTTCACTTGACTTTCCCTATCGCAGGGAAGAACTGATAAGAGTACTGAATCTGAAGCATGCCACAAAGGGGAAGGCAGTGTGCTATACCCTGAAGGATAAAGGTGACTACTTCATTATCAGTGCAGCAATAGAACTTGATGTGAAGTATGAGGGATGCCTGTTTGAAATCACAGGAGGAACAGTTGGAATAGATATCAATAACGACAGGATATCATTAAGCGAGATAGACAGACAAGGGAATCTGATATACTGTCGTGATTTTCTATTTGACCTTAGCAGTAAGACATCAAGTCAAAGAAAATGGATTATAGAGAACACAGTGAAACAGGTCATCGGATACTGCAGAGAAGTCGGTAAGCCACTGATTATAGAGGAACTGAACTTTGAAAAGAAGAAAAAGGACTTTGAACTGTATAATCAGAATAAGCAGTATCAGAGAATGCTAAGTGAATTCTCATATCGAAAGATCATTGAAAAGCTATACAGTCGCTCATACAAAGAAAGAATAGGAATCAATGAAGTGAATCCGGCGTATACAAGTATCATAGGAAAGTTGAAATATGCCAGACAGAAGGGAATCAGCATAGATAAGGCAGCATCATATGTGATAGCCAGAAGAGGAATGGGATACAGTGAAAGACTGCCATTAAAACAGTATCAGCAAATCAACAAGCCACAACTTACAAGGTGGAGGAACTACAGTCAGCTAGCTGCAGAATGAGTCATAAAAAAATAGCCAGTTCATCATTATGGTTATGATATGAATCAGAGAAAGATTACATGGTCATAGTGAATGAAATGAACTGGCTATTGTATAAAAAGAACTATAGAACAGATTCTCGTCGTACTTACAGACAATGCGTTATCTGATAGACAGGAGGAAATGAGATATAGTTATATTCAGATGGTAAGAAACAATCTGGAGCCTGACTATTGGTCAGGTGGAATTATTGAAAATAATTCCCTTTCTTGTTTTATCATAGGTTTATAAAAATAAATGAATCAGCACTTGATAATAAGTGTAAACAAATTTTTGATATGGTTATGATATCATTGATAGAACTATCTAATAACTGTATAATACTCATATAAATTAGAAGTTGTAGGGAGGATATAAGATGAAAGACTTTGAAAGAATAAATTCATTATTTTCTCTATGTGGCTTAAACTGTGGGTTATGTTCAATGAAATTAAGTGGACATTGCGGTGGTTGTGGATTTGGAAATCAATCGTGTAAAATAGCAAAATGCAGTTTAGAACACAACAAAATTGAATACTGCTTTCAATGTGAAGAATACCCTTGCTCTAAATATGAAAGTATAGAGCTTTTTGATTCCTTTATCACACACAGGAATCAAAAAATAGATATGCTGAAAGCACAAAAAATTGGTATTGAATTTTACAATGCCGAACAAACCGAAAAGTCAAAGTTGCTCAATATACTTTTATCTAATTATAATTCTGGCCGTGAAAAAACACTTTATTGCCTTGCAGTCAATCTGTTTGAAGTAGATGAAATTAAAGAGGTTCTTGCGATGACTGAAAATAACACATATTTATGTGGGAAATCTGTTAAAGAAAAAGCCGATTATGTAAAAAAACAATTACAGGCATTGGCAGAAAAGAATGGTGTTGAGTTGAAGTTGCGAAAGAAATAAATTAGAATTTGGAGTGATAAAAATATTATGCAAACTATTCAACAACAGATCATAGAAGAAATCGCTGATTATTTGAAACCATACAAGGATGAATATACCAAACAACATTTTGAGTTCAAGATAACAGACTTTTGGTTAAGTGATAATATCTATCAAGTCGAAATAAATGGATATCATAAAGATAACTATGATACTGAACAACAAACAGCTTTTCTATTGCTGAGATTTTTTATAAATTTTGAATATAGACAAGTTCAGATAAGTAACATATTTTTACCAGATTTCTTAAGATATCAGGGGCTTGGTAAAAAACTAATTTACGTGATATTTACAATATCGAAAGAAGAACATTATGACCTTTTTATTGTTGATATGGTGAATAGTTTTTACCACAGAATGATAAAAAGAGGTGCACTGCCGTGTGATGATTGTGATGATGCTGTCCAGATTGTCAGCAATACAGAATTGATTTGATCTTCTATTTATTGTGATTTATCTTAGGATGATGATAGAAAAAAGTATACTATATGAAGTATTTGTGTAATCATAGACTTACTAGAGATAAATCACTTCTTGAATCTGCTTATGGATATAAGGATAAAGTCAAATATTTGATCTTCGTGTAGTACTAGACTTTTGGAATTATAAAATTTAAAATATTCCATACCTGCTTAAATAGATTTCATAGAATTATAAGATTTTTCAATCGGTAGTTAAGAATGTTTGAACACTACCAAACATTCGTATTCCTGCAAATCCTCAAGAAAAGCATAGTATCAAATTCAAGTATTAGAAGTTATACAGGCCGGTAAAATCAAGAATCTATGGAGATAAATAATATGCTAACGAAGGAAGCAACACCAGAAGATATTAAGAAATGGAAAAAAATATATAAAGTGCATCATTCTTCAATGTTTCCAAACAGGAAAATAGGAAGTGAAGTAGATAGTTATTTCAAGAGTAGGTATCCTTACCATGTATATAATAATACAAACTTCAAAAAAGCAGTTGAATCAAATATTATAGACAATGAGTATTCACGCTGTAAATTGCTTAATAAAATAAAACCAGATATCAAATGCTAATGTATAGGTGATATTTTGATTGGTATTGATTTAGTAAGTGGAGAGTTTCATGTGGAAAGTGAGGATATACAAAAGATCGTATCCATATATGATGATTTATTTGTGTATCGAGGATTAGATGAAGAAGACTTGAATAATTATTTTTTAGTTGCGGAATACATCAAACTAACACAAAAATAAATTAGAATTTGAGGAGGAGTTATCAATGGGATTGTTTTATGGCTTAAAAAAGGAAAAACTGACAAAGGAACAATGTGATAATTTATTAATTAAGCCTGATAAAGAATATTTAAAATCTCTTATTCAAGATGTAAATAAAAAGTTTGAACAATTTAAATATAGAGATATTGATGAAAATGATTGTGATATATTTTATATTCCAACAAAGAAATTAAGTTATATAGGACTTCAAAGCGGGTTATCAGAAGAAGCGAGATTAAAGAAAAATAACTTACAAAAAGTTACCAAAATTCGTTCTAATTGTAAAAATTATATTCGCTTAATAGAGAAAGATAATCAAATTATTAAAATTGAAAGTATCAAAAAAGGAACTATTGATTCCACATATCTTTCTTATTATGATAAAGGCTATCGCTATTTATTTCCGTACACAAAGACAGGTTATAGATATCCAACATATATTAGCGTAACATATTTTGAGAATGATCAAGTATCAGAGGAATATTTAGTTCAAAAGGACCAAATCGTTTATAGTCGATATAGTAAATGTGATGAAAGTAAAGTTGATTACTATTACATCAATTATGTACCTAATGGGAAATACCCTGTTATAGAAGAAAAGATTGGGTATTATTTACTTGATTCTTTAGAATATGTAGAAAAGGAATATTATGTTTGGATTCAAGATAGACAGCCATAAGTCCCAGCTTAAATAATAATGTTGTTTTAGAAAATATATTTAGCGAGGAGAAAAAATGGAAAAGAAGTTATCTGAAATGAGTTTAGAGGCATTATGGAAACTCTTTCCTATCTGTTTGAG
Above is a genomic segment from Candidatus Stoquefichus sp. SB1 containing:
- the rlmD gene encoding 23S rRNA (uracil(1939)-C(5))-methyltransferase RlmD, which translates into the protein MNCQIRKRCGSCQYIDIDYSQQLIKKKQYCQQLFPKLHVHSVEGMENPYAYRNKVIVAFNQKYEYGLYEESSHRIVPMQKCLLHDEQTHQVLSKIQSLFKRYHMSIYDEQKKRGFLKHVLIRRAVETNQTLVVLVGTDTLFKGSKNFCQELVKACPHVQSIVLNINKRQTSIVLSQQEKVLYGKGFIVDKLCGLSFKISAQSFYQINHYQCEKLYAKVAELLKAQENQIVLDTYCGIGTIGMSIAKNVKQVIGVERNRDAYKDALNNAKMNHIDNISFYNEDATAFIQKLAQSSQHIDSIIMDPPRAGSTKEFIDAVGILKPQNVVYVSCDPSTQARDLKWFQQIGYQAKDVYLYDMFPHTEHVESIVLLCKK
- a CDS encoding IS200/IS605 family accessory protein TnpB-related protein — its product is MPKITISSTRVYYHELSNDTALAIQNDISLYQSMLHKSYRELYHNNSINSRYLKDIYHTNDYFPLSAISEAKGILKSQKTWHHKFISMKKKKLKKIERKMNQEEKFLKRYKMTKSTLVALSKAITHGERLPPVYRCRDMKWYSRDPLHCYYRNQYMLLYIFEVQHLNKLMKATRHRIRMLKYRKTRMEHKIEKLEKRMKQIRFHKNRYMKITGRSQGKYCNNLFKYDHEKKTMTYIDTYQRRHAFSLDFPYRREELIRVLNLKHATKGKAVCYTLKDKGDYFIISAAIELDVKYEGCLFEITGGTVGIDINNDRISLSEIDRQGNLIYCRDFLFDLSSKTSSQRKWIIENTVKQVIGYCREVGKPLIIEELNFEKKKKDFELYNQNKQYQRMLSEFSYRKIIEKLYSRSYKERIGINEVNPAYTSIIGKLKYARQKGISIDKAASYVIARRGMGYSERLPLKQYQQINKPQLTRWRNYSQLAAE
- a CDS encoding DUF3795 domain-containing protein, encoding MKDFERINSLFSLCGLNCGLCSMKLSGHCGGCGFGNQSCKIAKCSLEHNKIEYCFQCEEYPCSKYESIELFDSFITHRNQKIDMLKAQKIGIEFYNAEQTEKSKLLNILLSNYNSGREKTLYCLAVNLFEVDEIKEVLAMTENNTYLCGKSVKEKADYVKKQLQALAEKNGVELKLRKK